Genomic window (Vigna radiata var. radiata cultivar VC1973A chromosome 1, Vradiata_ver6, whole genome shotgun sequence):
ttttttactattcattAACTCAATCAATAGATTAGATTAAAATTCAGTAAAATGATGATATATATTCCATCTAATCCAAACTATTCTAATCGAATTGAATACGATTAAAACTCTTTCAAccatacattattattattattattgcacCTAATTTTGTTGGCTGAATTTCcttaattttggtttaaaatctaaatattttgaaagaaattgacGAGAGAGCGAGCATGCATATAAATTTCCTTTGCCTTAACTCCGGCCATTGTCATAGTATGGTATGAGATGGTCACACTCACTCATCACACAGCATCACTGTCCTCTCTTCTTCCGTTCTCTTCTCCGGAGATGCGCTCGCTCCTCTGCCCTTCGTCCCGGCAAGCAGCTCCACGCTGCCGCCACCGTTGCCGGCCTCCTCTCCTCCCCTTCCCACTTCCTCCTTAACGCCCTCCTCCACCTCTATGCTGCTTGCTCTCTCCCCCTCCACGCGCAGAAACTGTTCGACCAAATTCCCCACACTCACAAGGACTCTGTGGACTACACCGCCCTCATCCGCTGCTCCTACCCCCTCGATTCGCTCCGTTTCTTCCTCGAAATGCGCCAACGCGCCCTCCCCGTGGATGGGGTCACGCTAATCTGTGCTCTTGGCGCGTGTGCCAGGCTTGAGGAGGACAACCCCGTGGCTCAGATGCACGTGGGTGTGGTGAAATTCGGGTTTTCGAGGCACACCAAGGTGTGCAATGCTGTGATGGATGGTTATGTTAAGTGTGGACTTTTGGGTGAGGCTAGAAGGGTGTTTGAGGAGATTGAGGAACCCAGTGTTGTTTCTTGGACAGTGGTGTTGGATGGTGTAGTGAAATGGGAGGGCGTGGAGAGTGGGAGAGTGGTGTTTGATGGAATGCCTGAGAGAAATGAAGTTGCTTGGACTGTCATGATAAAGGGTTATGTTGGAAATGGCTTTACAAAGGAGGCTTTTATGCTTCTCAGAGAAATGGTTTTTGGTAATCAACATGGGCTGGGTCTAGCAGAAGGAGCTAGTCTCTCACAACGTGGTGAACCGAGGTTTAAATCTCCTTTGAGAGAGGTAACCACATATAGTGCCAGGCAATGGCTTGAAGAAGATAAAGAGCGGGTTTTTGATAACCAAGATGCATTTTGTCATGTGGAAAGAGCTAGCCTCCTACGATGTAGCGAATCAAGAATTGAATTCTTGCGGGAAAATATGTCTACTTTTAGTATTCGACAATATGTTGAACATGATTGCTTTCGTAGAAAGATACTTGTGGAAAACCAAAACGAAAAGGGGATGGTTTATTGTTGTGGATTTGGGTTGAATTGGGTTACTTTGTGTTCTGTTTTATCTGCTTGTTCTCAGTCTGGCGATGTGAGTGTGGGAAGGTGGATTCATTGTTATGCTGTTAAGGCTATGGGGTGGGATGTGGGT
Coding sequences:
- the LOC106765458 gene encoding pentatricopeptide repeat-containing protein At5g15340, mitochondrial: MRWSHSLITQHHCPLFFRSLLRRCARSSALRPGKQLHAAATVAGLLSSPSHFLLNALLHLYAACSLPLHAQKLFDQIPHTHKDSVDYTALIRCSYPLDSLRFFLEMRQRALPVDGVTLICALGACARLEEDNPVAQMHVGVVKFGFSRHTKVCNAVMDGYVKCGLLGEARRVFEEIEEPSVVSWTVVLDGVVKWEGVESGRVVFDGMPERNEVAWTVMIKGYVGNGFTKEAFMLLREMVFGNQHGLGLAEGASLSQRGEPRFKSPLREVTTYSARQWLEEDKERVFDNQDAFCHVERASLLRCSESRIEFLRENMSTFSIRQYVEHDCFRRKILVENQNEKGMVYCCGFGLNWVTLCSVLSACSQSGDVSVGRWIHCYAVKAMGWDVGVMVGTSLVDMYAKCGRVSAALMVFRHMPRRNVVAWNAILGGLAMHGMGKVVVEMFDSMVEEVKPDAVTFMALLSACSHAGLVQQGWQCFHDMESVYRVRREIEHYACMVDLLGRAGLLEEAHVFVRKMPIPPNEVVLGSLLGACYAHGKLNLGEKIMRELVQMHPLNTEYHILLSNMFALSGKADKANSLRKVLKNRGMKKVPGMSSIYVDGQLHRFIAGDKSHPRTADIYMKLDDMICKLRLAGYVPNTNCQVLFGCSNGDDCMEALEEVEQVLFTHSEKLALCFGLMTTPLGSPLCIFKNLRICQDCHSAIKIASHVYKREIVVRDRYRFHSFKQGSCSCSDYW